In the Commensalibacter nepenthis genome, ATCAAGCATTTGATACCATACTCATAGTGTATAGTTTTTTAATATAAAGAGGTCTTATAAAACATTAAGGAATAGATCATAGTTCATGGCATGTAGGAATTGTTCGCATTGTTTACAGATTTTGTTTAAAATAACCATCTAAGACCTCATAGGGTGTTTTTCCTTGAATGCCTTTATGAGGTTTAACAGTGTTATAATAATGAATAAATCGTTTCAACTTTAACTTTCGATCTTGAGCATTGACGAACAATTCACGCTCATGCCACATTTCCATGAGTGTGCGAATGACGCGCTCTGCTTTGCCATTGGTTTGAGGGCAAGCTGGCTTGGTAAATTTCTGGTTAATCCGATTGGTATAACAAGATTTAACAAACAGATGTTCAAGCGTTCCTTGGTATTCTCTGCCATTGTCAGAGTAAACACATTCGATCGTATAAGGGCATTGAACCAGCACATCGTCTTGTAGGAACTGAGCTGCACTAAACTGAGATTTATCGTTGTAAATCCCTGCATAGAGTTCTCGAGAAAAATCATCAATACCTACAAAAAGATACTCCCGAGTTTGCTGTTTAGTCTCATTTTTCAACAAAGGAAGCCGTTTAGTCTCGACATGCACCATCTCCCCAGGATAAGATTTGTTATATTTTTTGGCTTGCCGTCTGAGCTTGTCCTCAAGTGTTTTTTCAATCTTAGCAAGGCGTTTAATGCCATATTTGATCACTTTATAACGCTCATTCGTGCTGGACATCGGCACAAATAATTGCAACCGAGCACGCCTTAATACAACATAAATCGTAGGTCTGCTGACCATAAAACGCTTAGCCAGATCCGTTACCGTGACTTTCTCTTGATGATGTAATCGCCATATCTCTTCTCGATGATACAGTGTAAGCTTCGTTTTTCTATGCATGTTATTTACAGTAATATTCCATATCACTGTAAATAACGCGATTAATTCTTACAGATTATACATGTATTTGATTGGGAGCGGGGAGAGGATTTGAACCTCTGACCTTCAGGTTATGAGCCTGACGAGCTACCGGGCTGCTCCACCCCGCAGGGGTGTATATGCCTTTGTAGTTGAGGGATGCATGATTTCCCTATTGGCATATGAGAACTGAATTAACATGAATTGAGTTAATCTCAGTTAATTTTAGATCTGAGAGTTATCGTTCTTTATTTTGAAGGATAGTTCAGATCGTTATTTTCTTACTCTGCGAGGTATATTGGACAGAGTATAAATGATAATCCTATTTTATTTATAATAGTAATAGAAAGTTTAAACTGAGTGTTTAGTTTAATGGGGATTATTTTATATTTAGAGGGGGGTATATTAGAAGACCTGGCGGCGACCTACTTTCCCATGCCTTAAGACATAGTATCATGGGCGCTGGGGGTTTTCACGGCCGAGTTCGGGATGGGATCGGGTGGTTCACTCCCCGCCATTGCCACCAGGTCATCTAATATACCCTTGTGTGTTGGTTGGTATTGTGAGTGTATGGTTGGTTAATTGGAATTGGTTATTTTATAAGAGTGACTGATATGAGTGTATGTGTGTTTTATAGTGTAAGTGCAAGGGCGATTAGTATCAGTTAGCTGCACATGTTTCCATGCTTTCACACCTGACCTATTAACGTGGTGGTCTACCACGGCCCGTAATGAGACCTTGTTTTGAGGGGGGTTTCCCGCTTAGATGCTTTCAGCGGTTATCCTTTCCATACTTAGCTACCCGGCGGTGCTGCTGGCGCAACAACCGGTACACCAGAGGTATGTTCACCCCGGTCCTCTCGTACTAGGGGCAAATCCTCTCAAGTCTCGACATCCACGGCAGATAGGGACCGAACTGTCTCACGACGTTCTAAACCCAGCTCACGTACCACTTTAATCGGCGAACAGCCGAACCCTTGGGACCTGCTCCAGCCCCAGGATGTGATGAGCCGACATCGAGGTGCCAAACCTCCCCGTCGATGTGGACTCTTGGGGGAGATCAGCCTGTTATCCCTAGAGTACCTTTTATCCGTTGAGCGATGGCCCTTCCACGTGGAACCACCGGATCACTATGGCCGACTTTCGTCTCTGTTCGAGCTGTCACTCTCACAGTCAGGCGGGCTTATGCCATTGCACTCAACAGCCGATGTCCGACCGGCTTGAGCCCACCATCGCGCGCCTCCGTTACTTTTTGGGAGGCGACCGCCCCAGTCAAACTGCCCACCATGCAGGGTCCCAATCCAGGCTTACTGGATATGGTTAGACATCAAAAAAACTCAGGGTGGTATTTCAAGGATGGCTCCACAAAGACTGGCGCCTCTGCTTCAAAGCCTCCCACCTATCCTACACAGCGTTTTCCTGATGCCACTACAAAGTTGCAGTAAAGGTTCATAGGGTCTTTCCGTCTGACCGCGGATACCCCGCATCTTCACGGGGAATTCAATTTCGCTGAGCCGATGCTGGAGACAGCGGGGAAGTCGTTACGCCATTCGTGCAGGTCGGAACTTACCCGACAAGGAATTTCGCTACCTTAGGACCGTTATAGTTACGGCCGCCGTTTACCGGGGCTTCAATTCAGTGCTTGCACACCTCCTCTTAACCTTCCGGCACCGGGCAGGCGTCAGACCCTATACGTCGTCTTTCGACTTTGCAGAGCCCTGTGTTTTTACTAAACAGTCGCTACCCCCTGCTCTGTGCCACCTGATTATGGTTGCCCACAATCCGGTCTTGCTTATCCCGAAGTTACGCAAGTAATTTGCCTAGTTCCTTCAGCATCGTTCTCTCAAGCGCCTTGGTATTCTCTACCAGTCCACCTGTGTCGGTTTCGGGTACGGTCTATCCGCTAGAGCTATTTCCTGGAATAGTCCAAAAGCCAGATCAATCCAATAAGATCTGACAACATATTCTATTCGTCACTTCTAGCAGGTTCAGGAATATTAACCTGATTTCCATCGACTACGGCTTTCGCCCTCGCCTTAGGGGCCGACTAACCCTGCGTGGATTAACCTGGCGCAGGAACCCTTGGACTTTCGGCGACAGTGTTTCTCGCACTGTTTGTCGCTACTCATGTCAGCATTCGCACTTCTGATATCTCCAAAGAGGGTCACCCCATCTCCTTCACAGACTTACAGAACGCTCCGCTACTGCGCATATAAATATGCACCCACAGCTTCGGCAGATATCTTGAGCCCCGTTACATTTTCGGCGCAGAGTTTCTTAATTAGACCAGTGAGCTATTACGCTTTCTTTAAAGGATGGCTGCTTCTAAGCCAACCTCCTGGTTGTTTTGGAATCTCCACATCCTTTCCCACTTAGATATCATTTAGGGGCCTTAGCTGGTGGTCTGGGCTGTTTCCCTCTCGACAATGGACCTTAGCACCCACTGTCTGTCTGCCATGCTCATACTCTTGGGTATTCGGAGTTTGATTAGGTTTGGTAGGTCTTTGGGACCCCCGAGCCCATTCAGTGCTCTACCCCCCAAGGTAATACATGACGCTCTACCTCAATAGATTTCGCGGAGAACCAGCTATTACCAAGTTTGATTGGCCTTTCACCCCTAGCCACAGCTCATCCCCGTCTTTTTCAACAGACGTGGGTTCGGTCCTCCAGTGCGTGTTACCGCACCTTCAACCTGGCCATGGCTAGATCACTTGGTTTCGGGTCTTCTGCCAGCAACTAATGCCCTATTCAGACTCGCTTTCGCTGCGCCTACACCTATCGGCTTAAGCTTGCTGCAAACAGAAACTCGCTGACCCATTATACAAAAGGTACGCTGTCACCCCATAAGAGGCTCCAGCTGTTTGTAAGCATTCGGTTTCAGGTCTCTTTCACTCCCCTTGTCGGGGTGCTTTTCACCTTTCCCTCACGGTACTTGTTCACTATCGGTCATCAGGGAGTATTTAGGCTTGGAGGGAGGTCCCCCCATGTTCAGACAGGATTTCACGTGTCCCGCCCTACTCAAGGACTTTAAAGATATTACGTATACGGGGTTATCACCCTCTATGACTGGTCTTTCAATACCATTCTACTTACCTCTTTAAAGCCACTGGCCTGTTCCGCGTTCGCTCGCCACTACTAGCAGAATCTCTGTTGATGTCTTTTCCTCCGGGTACTTAGATGTTTC is a window encoding:
- a CDS encoding integrase core domain-containing protein; its protein translation is MHRKTKLTLYHREEIWRLHHQEKVTVTDLAKRFMVSRPTIYVVLRRARLQLFVPMSSTNERYKVIKYGIKRLAKIEKTLEDKLRRQAKKYNKSYPGEMVHVETKRLPLLKNETKQQTREYLFVGIDDFSRELYAGIYNDKSQFSAAQFLQDDVLVQCPYTIECVYSDNGREYQGTLEHLFVKSCYTNRINQKFTKPACPQTNGKAERVIRTLMEMWHERELFVNAQDRKLKLKRFIHYYNTVKPHKGIQGKTPYEVLDGYFKQNL